The following proteins come from a genomic window of Elusimicrobiota bacterium:
- a CDS encoding polysaccharide biosynthesis protein, which produces MLVFLHDVAWAGAAWTMAFLLRFNFSIPPDNIQSLKWSLGIVLTVHAIVFWRYGLYRSLWRFASLPDLRRIFAAGIVATLASAMAMFLYHRLNQIPRSVFVMHPLLLVFAMGGSRFSYRSWKDGHLISLRKLAATPVLVLGAGHAASLLLRELARGGDWRVVGLLDDDPMKKGHMLSGVPVLGSIADLTRHAEERGVRQVIIALPSASPARRRHVVETAAAAGLSVFTVPAMEDIMMGRVAISRVRPVQLDDLLGRGRVKLDDAGLHDLLTGRPVLVTGAGGSIGSELCRQIARFGPSLLLLLDASEFALYQVEQEFREKHPNVKIVPLTADVRDPERVEEIFSRHRPEVVFHAAAYKHVPLMENDNCWEAVKNNVGGTLCLARAAQTHGVSKFVLISSDKAVNPTNVMGATKRLAEIVCQALQTPDGTRFVTVRFGNVLGSTGSVIPKFREQIARGGPLTVTHPDITRYFMLIPEAAQLVLQAGLMGRGGEIFVLDMGEPVRILDLAKDMIRLSGLTEEEIKIEITGLRPGEKLKEELLADQEHTLPTPHPKVRVARARAISPADWEDIRRWVEFAGCLEDEDVRRGLRRWIPEYAPARHAPLIGVSEGAA; this is translated from the coding sequence ATGTTGGTTTTCCTACACGACGTGGCCTGGGCCGGGGCGGCCTGGACGATGGCGTTCCTCCTGCGTTTCAATTTTTCAATTCCCCCCGACAACATCCAAAGCCTGAAATGGTCCCTGGGGATCGTGCTGACCGTCCACGCGATCGTGTTTTGGCGCTACGGGCTGTACCGAAGCCTTTGGCGATTCGCCAGCCTTCCCGACCTGCGGCGCATTTTTGCCGCGGGGATCGTGGCGACCCTCGCCTCGGCCATGGCGATGTTTCTTTATCACCGTTTGAATCAAATCCCCCGGTCGGTTTTCGTGATGCACCCGTTGCTCCTGGTCTTCGCCATGGGCGGAAGTCGCTTTTCCTACCGCTCCTGGAAAGACGGGCATTTGATTTCCCTTCGCAAACTCGCGGCCACGCCGGTGTTGGTGTTGGGCGCCGGTCACGCGGCGTCGCTCCTCCTGCGGGAACTCGCCCGGGGCGGGGATTGGCGCGTGGTGGGCCTTTTGGACGACGACCCCATGAAGAAAGGGCACATGTTGTCCGGCGTGCCGGTGTTGGGATCCATCGCCGACCTGACCCGCCACGCCGAGGAACGGGGTGTGAGGCAGGTGATCATCGCTTTGCCGTCGGCCTCGCCGGCCCGGCGACGGCATGTGGTGGAAACCGCGGCGGCGGCCGGGCTCTCCGTGTTCACCGTTCCGGCCATGGAGGACATCATGATGGGGCGCGTGGCGATTTCGCGCGTGCGTCCCGTCCAGTTGGACGATTTGCTGGGCCGGGGTCGGGTGAAATTGGACGACGCCGGACTTCATGATTTGTTGACCGGACGTCCGGTGCTCGTCACGGGCGCCGGCGGTTCCATCGGGTCGGAGCTCTGTCGCCAGATCGCGCGGTTCGGGCCGTCCTTGCTCCTTTTGCTGGACGCCAGCGAGTTCGCCCTCTACCAGGTGGAGCAAGAGTTCCGGGAAAAGCACCCGAACGTCAAAATCGTCCCGCTCACCGCCGATGTACGGGATCCGGAGCGCGTGGAGGAGATTTTTTCCCGGCACCGTCCCGAGGTCGTTTTTCACGCCGCCGCCTACAAGCACGTCCCGTTGATGGAAAACGACAACTGTTGGGAAGCCGTCAAGAACAACGTGGGTGGCACGCTCTGTTTGGCGCGGGCGGCCCAGACCCACGGCGTGTCGAAGTTTGTGTTGATCTCCTCCGACAAGGCGGTCAATCCCACGAACGTCATGGGGGCCACCAAACGGTTGGCTGAAATCGTTTGTCAGGCGTTGCAGACCCCTGACGGCACGCGCTTCGTCACGGTGCGTTTTGGCAACGTCTTGGGCAGCACCGGAAGCGTCATCCCCAAATTCCGGGAGCAAATCGCCCGCGGCGGGCCCTTGACGGTCACCCACCCCGACATCACCCGTTATTTCATGTTGATCCCCGAGGCGGCGCAGCTGGTGTTGCAGGCGGGCTTGATGGGGCGCGGGGGGGAGATTTTCGTGTTGGACATGGGCGAGCCCGTCCGCATCCTTGATCTGGCCAAGGACATGATACGCCTGTCGGGACTGACCGAGGAAGAGATCAAAATTGAAATCACGGGACTGCGGCCCGGGGAAAAATTGAAGGAAGAACTTTTGGCGGACCAGGAACACACCCTTCCCACCCCGCACCCCAAGGTGCGGGTGGCCCGGGCGCGCGCGATTTCGCCGGCCGACTGGGAGGACATTCGTCGCTGGGTGGAATTCGCGGGATGCTTGGAAGATGAGGACGTGCGCCGCGGATTGCGGCGTTGGATCCCCGAATACGCGCCCGCGCGGCACGCGCCTTTGATCGGCGTTTCCGAGGGCGCGGCGTGA
- the gmhB gene encoding D-glycero-beta-D-manno-heptose 1,7-bisphosphate 7-phosphatase → MKILVTGGAGFIGSHVVDAYVAAGHAVTVVDDLSTGKRENLNPNARFVKADIGAPALRGVFRRGRFDVVNHHAAQIDVRRSVADPLNDARINVLGLIYVLELARAHGVKKMIFSASGGTYYGECPRPAREAAVPAPLSPYGVSKLASEYYLRAYRALHGVDYTVLRYGNVYGPRQDPHGEAGVVAIFCQRLLAGKPLWVYGDGKQKRDYVFVEDVARASVAALRRAGGESVNIGAGRAVSVNQLALTLAEVHGGRPQILHKPARPGELFQSWMDVRKARRVLGWRAGIGLAEGLARTHRHIARAAGRGRPAVFLDRDGTLNVEKEYLHKHRDWVWIPGVISALRALQRGGYRLVVVTNQSGVARGYYKKADVDALHRRVSADLRRRGVALDGIYVCPHGPADGCECRKPEPGMLLRAGRELGLDLASSFMVGDKAADVVAARRAGVSPLFVRTGHGGLEEKRLPAGVRRFKNLADAARHVLARGAVL, encoded by the coding sequence GTGAAAATACTTGTCACCGGCGGCGCGGGGTTCATCGGGTCCCACGTGGTCGACGCCTACGTGGCCGCGGGACACGCCGTGACGGTGGTCGACGACCTTTCCACGGGTAAGAGGGAGAACCTGAATCCCAATGCCCGTTTTGTAAAAGCCGATATCGGGGCGCCCGCCCTGCGGGGGGTGTTCCGGCGCGGTCGGTTCGATGTGGTCAACCACCACGCCGCCCAAATCGACGTTCGCCGGAGCGTGGCCGATCCGTTGAACGACGCGCGGATCAACGTCCTGGGGCTGATTTATGTTTTGGAATTGGCGCGCGCGCACGGCGTCAAGAAAATGATTTTTTCAGCCTCGGGCGGCACCTATTACGGCGAATGCCCCCGTCCCGCGCGTGAAGCGGCGGTTCCGGCGCCGCTGTCCCCCTACGGCGTGTCAAAATTGGCGAGCGAATACTATTTGCGCGCCTACCGCGCCCTTCACGGGGTGGATTACACGGTGTTGCGCTACGGCAATGTCTACGGGCCCCGCCAGGATCCCCACGGGGAGGCCGGCGTCGTGGCGATTTTTTGTCAACGCCTTCTGGCGGGCAAACCGCTTTGGGTTTACGGCGACGGGAAGCAGAAACGCGATTACGTTTTCGTGGAAGACGTGGCGCGGGCTTCGGTGGCGGCGTTGCGGCGGGCCGGAGGCGAGTCGGTCAACATCGGCGCGGGACGGGCCGTTTCGGTCAATCAATTGGCCCTCACCCTGGCGGAGGTCCACGGCGGCCGTCCCCAAATCCTTCACAAACCGGCGCGCCCCGGCGAGCTGTTTCAAAGCTGGATGGACGTTCGAAAAGCCCGGCGGGTCTTGGGATGGCGCGCTGGAATCGGGTTGGCGGAGGGTCTCGCGCGCACCCACCGGCACATCGCCCGGGCGGCGGGACGGGGACGGCCCGCGGTGTTTTTAGACCGCGACGGCACGTTGAACGTTGAAAAAGAGTACCTCCACAAACATCGGGATTGGGTCTGGATCCCCGGGGTGATTTCGGCGTTGCGCGCTTTGCAACGCGGGGGCTACCGCCTGGTGGTGGTGACCAACCAATCGGGCGTGGCCCGGGGGTATTATAAAAAAGCCGATGTCGACGCCTTGCACCGCCGGGTATCCGCTGATCTCCGACGGCGGGGCGTGGCGCTGGACGGGATTTATGTTTGCCCCCACGGTCCCGCCGATGGGTGTGAATGCCGGAAACCCGAACCGGGGATGTTGTTGCGGGCCGGACGGGAGTTGGGGTTGGATTTGGCCTCTTCCTTCATGGTCGGCGATAAAGCCGCCGACGTCGTCGCCGCCCGGCGCGCCGGGGTCTCTCCGTTGTTCGTTCGCACCGGCCACGGCGGGTTGGAAGAAAAGCGTCTTCCGGCCGGTGTGCGGCGGTTTAAAAATTTGGCCGACGCCGCCCGGCATGTGTTGGCGCGGGGCGCCGTCCTTTGA